One stretch of Aeromicrobium fastidiosum DNA includes these proteins:
- a CDS encoding GNAT family N-acetyltransferase, which yields MTTPHLDLPIDETSRARLATDGLTLRIVDTSSPDDFRTWSDAVDRGFLGSSSPAEQTEQRRARVQDDRLVGVYDTTAAQPEQPVATTHCWPADLSLPGGRTRTAWAISGVTVSQTHRRRGIARAMIEAELRTAVALGLPVAMLTVSESTIYPRFGFSPAAFARDLTISTRRVRWTGAETSGRVHHVTPEQLRHVGHAIADRTFRATPGDVATPDASHLWLRRIGLGVGDDESAKKLRLVRFDDQHGAPQGFAAFHLEEDAADVTDHTLVVDTMVAATPEAYAALWRFVLETDLVSTVKAHLRPVDEPLRWMIDDFRAVHVDERDHLWLRILDVPAALTARSYSVADHIVLRVDDPLGHADGTFGVTTDESGGCTVAPNGDVPDATMTVNALGSLLLGGVPARTLVATGAVTGDAERLDRLFHSPVEPFLSTWF from the coding sequence GTGACCACCCCGCACCTCGACCTGCCGATCGACGAGACCTCACGCGCGCGCCTGGCGACCGACGGTCTCACGCTGCGCATCGTCGACACGTCGAGTCCGGACGACTTCCGCACGTGGTCGGACGCGGTCGACCGGGGGTTTCTCGGGTCCAGCTCACCGGCCGAGCAGACCGAGCAGCGCCGGGCCCGTGTGCAGGACGACCGTCTCGTCGGCGTCTACGACACGACGGCCGCGCAGCCCGAGCAGCCCGTCGCCACGACGCACTGCTGGCCCGCCGACCTGAGCCTCCCCGGAGGTCGGACGCGCACCGCGTGGGCCATCAGCGGCGTGACGGTCTCGCAGACCCACCGGCGTCGCGGCATCGCCCGGGCCATGATCGAGGCCGAGCTGCGCACCGCGGTGGCCCTCGGCCTGCCGGTGGCGATGCTGACGGTCTCGGAGTCGACGATCTACCCCCGATTCGGCTTCTCCCCCGCGGCCTTCGCCCGTGACCTCACGATCTCGACCCGCCGGGTGCGCTGGACCGGCGCCGAGACATCCGGCCGGGTGCACCACGTGACGCCCGAGCAGCTGCGGCACGTCGGTCACGCGATCGCGGATCGGACGTTCCGGGCCACGCCGGGCGACGTCGCGACCCCCGACGCGAGCCACCTGTGGCTGCGACGCATCGGGCTGGGCGTCGGCGACGACGAGTCGGCCAAGAAGCTGCGGCTCGTGCGCTTCGACGACCAGCACGGCGCGCCTCAGGGCTTCGCGGCCTTCCACCTCGAGGAGGATGCCGCCGACGTCACCGACCACACTCTCGTGGTCGACACCATGGTCGCCGCGACGCCCGAGGCCTACGCCGCCCTGTGGCGGTTCGTGCTCGAGACGGACCTCGTCTCGACGGTCAAGGCCCATCTTCGCCCCGTCGACGAACCGCTGCGCTGGATGATCGACGACTTCCGCGCCGTCCACGTCGACGAGCGAGACCACCTGTGGCTGCGCATCCTCGACGTGCCCGCGGCGCTGACGGCGCGCTCGTACTCGGTCGCCGACCACATCGTCCTGCGCGTCGACGACCCGCTCGGGCACGCCGACGGCACGTTCGGGGTGACGACCGACGAATCCGGCGGATGCACCGTCGCGCCGAACGGCGACGTGCCTGACGCCACGATGACGGTCAACGCCCTCGGTTCGCTGCTGCTCGGCGGGGTGCCGGCGCGCACCCTCGTCGCGACCGGGGCGGTCACGGGCGACGCAGAACGGCTCGACCGGCTGTTCCACTCGCCGGTCGAGCCGTTCCTCAGCACCTGGTTCTAG
- a CDS encoding isochorismatase family protein — protein MTTALIVVDVQNDFCEGGSLAVTGGAQVAADVAELIASGTYETVVATRDHHIDPGSHFSETPDFVDSWPRHCVVGTDGEQLHAPLEPGMFAETFFKGEYEAAYSGFEGASASGARLADWLRAAGVDAVDVCGIATDHCVRATALDAAREGFTVRVLEGLTAAVSPDQLALVRREWSDAGVAVVR, from the coding sequence ATGACCACCGCACTCATCGTCGTCGACGTGCAGAACGACTTCTGCGAGGGCGGCTCGCTGGCCGTCACGGGCGGCGCGCAGGTCGCCGCCGACGTCGCCGAGCTCATCGCCTCGGGCACCTACGAGACGGTCGTCGCGACCCGCGACCACCACATCGACCCCGGCAGCCACTTCTCCGAGACGCCCGACTTCGTCGACTCGTGGCCGCGGCACTGCGTCGTCGGCACCGACGGCGAGCAGCTGCACGCTCCCCTGGAGCCCGGCATGTTCGCCGAGACCTTCTTCAAGGGCGAGTACGAGGCGGCCTACTCGGGCTTCGAGGGGGCTTCGGCGTCGGGCGCGCGGCTGGCCGACTGGCTGCGCGCGGCAGGGGTGGACGCCGTCGACGTCTGCGGCATCGCGACCGACCACTGCGTCCGGGCCACGGCCCTCGACGCCGCCCGCGAGGGCTTCACGGTGCGGGTGCTCGAGGGCCTGACGGCCGCGGTCTCGCCCGACCAGCTCGCCCTCGTCCGCCGGGAGTGGTCGGACGCCGGCGTGGCCGTCGTCCGCTGA
- a CDS encoding nicotinate phosphoribosyltransferase — protein MTATRSTALLTDRYELTMLQATLRAGTADRHSVFELFARRLSGGRRYGVVAGIGRALDAVADFRFGEDELAWLRDADVVDAETLAWLADFRFSGSIWGYPDGEIYFPQSPVVVVEGTFAECVVLETVLLSILNHDSAIATAASRMVTAAGDRPCIEMGSRRTHEASAVAAARAAYVAGFSATSNLEAGRTHGIPTTGTSAHSFTLLHDTERAAFEAQIASLGPGTTLLVDTYDIPEAIRTAVDLAGPELGGVRLDSGDLVSLARSVRQQLDDLGATSTRITVTSDLDEHAIAALAVAPVDGYGVGTSLVTGSGVPTSGFVYKLVSRADDDGTMVSVAKKSADKVSVGGRKHAVRRLDVHGRAQAEVIGIGSAPHSDSDDRPLLVELVRDGERVHHDTLEAARARLQSALAELPAAARQLSKGDPVLDTVYEQETP, from the coding sequence GTGACTGCCACCCGGAGCACCGCGCTGCTGACCGACCGCTACGAGCTCACGATGCTGCAGGCGACGTTGCGCGCCGGCACCGCCGATCGTCACTCGGTGTTCGAGCTGTTCGCGCGCCGACTGTCGGGCGGACGCCGCTACGGTGTCGTCGCCGGCATCGGGCGGGCCCTCGACGCGGTGGCCGACTTCCGATTCGGCGAGGACGAGCTGGCCTGGCTCCGCGACGCCGACGTCGTCGACGCCGAGACCCTCGCCTGGCTGGCCGACTTCCGGTTCTCCGGCAGCATCTGGGGCTACCCCGACGGCGAGATCTACTTCCCGCAGTCGCCCGTCGTGGTCGTCGAGGGGACGTTCGCGGAGTGCGTCGTGCTCGAGACGGTGCTGCTCTCGATCCTCAACCACGACTCGGCGATCGCCACCGCCGCCTCGCGCATGGTCACCGCCGCGGGAGACCGGCCGTGCATCGAGATGGGCTCGCGCCGCACCCACGAGGCGTCCGCCGTGGCCGCAGCCCGCGCCGCCTACGTCGCGGGATTCTCGGCCACCTCCAACCTGGAGGCCGGGCGCACGCACGGCATCCCGACGACCGGCACGAGCGCCCACTCGTTCACGCTGCTGCACGACACCGAGCGCGCTGCGTTCGAGGCGCAGATCGCGTCGCTCGGACCCGGCACGACGCTGCTGGTCGACACGTACGACATCCCCGAGGCGATCCGCACCGCGGTCGACCTCGCCGGCCCCGAGCTGGGCGGCGTGCGACTCGACTCCGGCGATCTCGTGTCGCTGGCGCGGTCGGTCCGCCAGCAGCTCGACGACCTCGGTGCCACGTCGACGCGCATCACCGTCACGAGCGATCTCGACGAGCACGCGATCGCGGCGCTCGCGGTGGCGCCCGTCGACGGCTACGGCGTCGGCACGTCGCTGGTCACGGGATCGGGCGTGCCCACCAGCGGCTTCGTCTACAAGCTCGTGTCGCGGGCCGATGACGACGGCACGATGGTGTCGGTCGCCAAGAAGAGCGCCGACAAGGTGTCGGTGGGCGGCCGCAAGCACGCGGTGCGCCGGCTCGACGTCCACGGACGCGCCCAGGCTGAGGTCATCGGCATCGGATCGGCCCCCCACTCCGACTCGGACGACCGCCCGTTGCTGGTCGAGCTGGTGCGCGACGGCGAGCGCGTCCACCACGACACGCTCGAGGCCGCCCGCGCCCGGCTGCAGTCGGCCCTCGCCGAGCTGCCGGCCGCCGCGCGCCAGCTGTCGAAGGGCGATCCCGTCCTCGACACGGTCTACGAGCAGGAGACCCCATGA
- the clpS gene encoding ATP-dependent Clp protease adapter ClpS, translating to MSTPTPVEIAEPDVSSVVELEDPWVTIVWNDPVNLMSYVAYVFRNYFGYTDEKAHELMLQVHEDGKAVVSSGRREQMERHVQAMHEYGLWATLERQDA from the coding sequence GTGAGCACCCCGACCCCCGTCGAGATCGCCGAGCCCGACGTCTCCAGCGTCGTCGAGCTCGAGGACCCGTGGGTCACGATCGTCTGGAACGACCCCGTCAACCTGATGTCGTACGTCGCCTACGTGTTCCGCAACTACTTCGGCTACACCGACGAGAAGGCGCACGAGCTGATGCTGCAGGTGCACGAGGACGGCAAGGCCGTCGTCTCCAGCGGACGGCGCGAGCAGATGGAACGTCACGTGCAGGCGATGCACGAGTACGGCCTCTGGGCGACCCTCGAACGGCAGGACGCCTAG
- a CDS encoding DUF2017 domain-containing protein gives MKPFKKRRRGGISATFEVGEAHLLANLAGQVVELLRDRNGAEESDADPLAAQLGMGGPSLPPEDPVLQRLLPDAYRDDPEDAGEFRRFTERSLTSAKVLNAETLIGSLVDGGLTFGDLPDDLMGGDGDPVEVELDADEVQAWLRALTDVRLSLAVRLGIETDEDTFLVSQSEDDAIAAMSDIFDWLGYVQETLVAALD, from the coding sequence GTGAAGCCCTTCAAGAAGCGGCGGCGTGGGGGCATCTCGGCGACGTTCGAGGTGGGGGAGGCGCACCTGCTGGCCAATCTCGCCGGTCAGGTCGTCGAGCTGCTGCGCGACCGCAACGGCGCCGAGGAGTCCGACGCCGATCCGCTCGCCGCACAGCTCGGCATGGGCGGTCCGTCGCTGCCCCCCGAGGACCCGGTGCTCCAGCGGCTGCTCCCCGATGCGTACCGCGACGATCCCGAGGACGCGGGTGAGTTCCGCCGGTTCACGGAGCGCTCGCTGACGTCCGCCAAGGTGCTCAACGCCGAGACGCTGATCGGGTCGCTCGTCGACGGCGGCCTGACCTTCGGCGACCTGCCGGACGACCTGATGGGCGGCGACGGCGACCCCGTCGAGGTCGAGCTCGACGCCGACGAGGTGCAGGCGTGGCTGCGGGCGCTCACCGATGTGCGGCTGTCGCTGGCGGTGCGGCTCGGCATCGAGACCGACGAGGACACGTTCCTCGTCAGCCAGTCCGAGGACGACGCGATCGCGGCGATGTCCGACATCTTCGACTGGCTCGGCTACGTGCAGGAGACCCTGGTCGCCGCTCTCGACTGA
- a CDS encoding Mov34/MPN/PAD-1 family protein produces the protein MLTIDRATHDAIIAHARRDHPDEACGVVAGPIGSDAPARLVPMLNAAMSPTFYEFDSGDLLKLYRDMDDRDEEPVVIYHSHTSTEAYPSRTDINLAGEPGAHYVLVSTRDGAHESGPVDFRSYRIVDGEVTEEEVRVVESYADGTGTPTVDPVTVDPVTVDPVTQEKAEH, from the coding sequence GTGTTGACCATCGACCGGGCCACGCATGACGCGATCATCGCCCATGCCCGCCGTGACCATCCCGACGAGGCCTGCGGCGTCGTCGCGGGACCCATCGGCTCCGACGCCCCGGCGCGCCTCGTCCCGATGCTCAACGCGGCGATGTCGCCGACGTTCTACGAGTTCGACTCCGGCGACCTCCTGAAGCTCTACCGCGACATGGACGACCGCGACGAGGAGCCCGTCGTGATCTACCACTCACACACCTCCACCGAGGCGTATCCGTCGCGCACCGACATCAACCTGGCGGGCGAGCCGGGTGCTCACTACGTGCTCGTCTCGACTCGCGACGGGGCGCACGAGAGCGGCCCCGTCGACTTCCGGTCGTACCGGATCGTCGACGGCGAGGTCACCGAGGAAGAAGTTCGGGTCGTCGAGAGTTATGCAGACGGCACCGGCACCCCCACCGTCGACCCAGTCACCGTCGACCCAGTCACCGTCGACCCAGTCACCCAAGAGAAGGCAGAACACTGA
- a CDS encoding MoaD family protein translates to MAIEVRIPTILRTYTGGERVVEGTGSTVTEVIDQLEADHAGIKERLIENGEARRFVNIYVNDEDIRFTGNLQTPVADGDTVVILPAVAGGSAAV, encoded by the coding sequence ATGGCCATCGAGGTCCGCATCCCCACCATCCTGCGCACGTACACGGGCGGTGAGCGCGTCGTCGAGGGCACCGGGTCGACGGTCACCGAGGTGATCGACCAGCTCGAGGCCGATCACGCCGGCATCAAGGAGCGCCTGATCGAGAACGGCGAGGCCCGCCGCTTCGTCAACATCTACGTCAACGACGAGGACATCCGGTTCACCGGCAACCTCCAGACGCCGGTCGCCGACGGCGACACCGTCGTCATCCTGCCGGCCGTCGCCGGCGGCTCCGCAGCGGTCTGA
- a CDS encoding PLP-dependent cysteine synthase family protein: MRFDSLIDSVGRTPLVGLPTLSPSPDVRLWAKLEDQNPTGSIKDRAALSMILRAEKEGRLQPGATILEPTSGNTGISLAMVARQRGYRIICVMPENTSIERTQLLTMWGAEIIPSPAAGGSNEAVRVAKGLAAEHPDWVMLYQYGNPANADAHYEGTGPEILADLPEVTHFVAGLGTTGTLMGAGRFFREHKPEVRIVAAEPRYGELVYGLRNLDEGFIPELYDASMIDSRFSVGPRDAVRRVRELVEQEGIFAGISTGAILHAALAQAAKCVKDGEKADIVFIVCDGGWKYLSTGAYEGTLDEAEDKLDGQLWA, encoded by the coding sequence GTGCGCTTCGACTCCCTGATCGACTCGGTCGGCCGGACGCCCCTCGTGGGCCTGCCGACCCTGTCGCCGTCCCCGGACGTCCGGCTGTGGGCCAAGCTCGAGGACCAGAACCCGACGGGCTCGATCAAGGACCGCGCGGCGCTGAGCATGATCCTGCGCGCCGAGAAGGAGGGCCGCTTGCAGCCGGGTGCGACGATCCTCGAGCCCACGAGCGGCAACACCGGCATCTCGCTGGCGATGGTGGCTCGCCAGCGCGGCTACCGCATCATCTGCGTCATGCCCGAGAACACGTCGATCGAGCGCACGCAGCTGCTGACGATGTGGGGCGCGGAGATCATCCCGTCGCCGGCGGCGGGCGGTTCCAACGAGGCCGTGCGCGTCGCCAAGGGGCTCGCGGCCGAGCACCCCGACTGGGTCATGCTCTACCAGTACGGCAACCCCGCCAACGCCGATGCGCACTACGAGGGCACGGGCCCCGAGATCCTCGCCGACCTGCCCGAGGTGACGCACTTCGTCGCCGGGCTCGGCACGACCGGCACGCTCATGGGGGCCGGACGCTTCTTCCGCGAGCACAAGCCCGAGGTGCGCATCGTGGCCGCCGAGCCACGATACGGCGAGCTGGTCTATGGCCTGCGCAACCTTGACGAGGGCTTCATCCCCGAGCTGTACGACGCGTCGATGATCGACTCGAGGTTCTCGGTCGGTCCGCGTGACGCGGTGCGCCGGGTGCGCGAGCTGGTCGAGCAGGAGGGCATCTTCGCCGGCATCTCGACGGGTGCGATCCTGCACGCCGCGCTCGCCCAGGCCGCCAAGTGCGTCAAGGACGGCGAGAAGGCCGACATCGTCTTCATCGTCTGCGACGGCGGCTGGAAGTACCTCTCCACGGGTGCGTACGAGGGCACGCTCGACGAGGCCGAGGACAAGCTCGACGGCCAGCTCTGGGCGTAG
- a CDS encoding GNAT family N-acetyltransferase, with protein MSIRLASLDDAPAIASLLTANRDFLAPWEPLRDESWFTADGQRAAIAAVLAHHEAGTSAPYVVLDDDDAVVGRMTLSGIVRGALQSASLGYWVAEHANGRGLATAAVRDIVRSAFDDLGLHRVQADTLLHNVASQRVLGRVGFIQYGVAPSYLRIAGRWQDCAMWQLLADE; from the coding sequence ATGTCCATCCGTCTGGCCTCGCTCGACGACGCCCCCGCGATCGCCTCGCTGCTGACGGCCAACCGTGACTTCCTCGCGCCATGGGAGCCGTTGCGCGACGAGAGCTGGTTCACGGCGGATGGCCAGCGCGCAGCGATCGCCGCGGTACTGGCCCATCACGAGGCCGGGACGTCCGCGCCGTACGTCGTCCTCGACGATGACGATGCCGTCGTCGGCCGGATGACGTTGAGCGGCATCGTGCGGGGAGCGCTGCAGTCGGCGTCGCTCGGCTACTGGGTCGCCGAGCACGCCAACGGCCGTGGACTGGCGACGGCCGCGGTGCGCGACATCGTGCGCAGCGCCTTCGACGACCTCGGGCTGCACCGCGTCCAGGCCGACACCCTGCTGCACAACGTCGCGTCGCAGCGGGTGTTGGGGCGGGTCGGGTTCATCCAGTACGGCGTCGCGCCGTCGTACCTGCGCATCGCGGGTCGCTGGCAGGACTGCGCGATGTGGCAGCTGCTGGCCGACGAGTGA
- a CDS encoding DUF4304 domain-containing protein produces the protein MQDHYRELVNGHLSPALRQRGFKGSAGRYVLPSATTWSLLELQKSAFSDRYHVRFTANLLVVSRSTWHHSGTAPTIASLCPQPGAEDERASAQVRLGMLASVHDVDDWWTVDPATDVATVAASFLTALDRHGMPWMKHRAGVMDRAG, from the coding sequence ATGCAGGATCATTACAGGGAGCTCGTCAACGGGCACCTGAGTCCTGCGCTGCGCCAGCGAGGCTTCAAGGGATCTGCCGGACGGTACGTCCTGCCGTCAGCGACCACCTGGTCGCTGCTGGAGCTGCAGAAATCGGCCTTCAGCGACCGGTACCACGTCCGGTTCACTGCGAACCTTCTCGTGGTCTCGCGCTCGACCTGGCACCATTCGGGCACCGCGCCGACGATCGCGTCGCTGTGCCCTCAGCCGGGAGCCGAGGATGAACGGGCCTCCGCACAAGTTCGGCTGGGGATGCTGGCATCTGTGCACGACGTCGACGACTGGTGGACCGTCGATCCGGCGACGGACGTCGCGACCGTCGCCGCGTCTTTCCTCACCGCTCTCGATCGTCACGGGATGCCGTGGATGAAGCACCGCGCGGGCGTCATGGACCGGGCGGGTTGA
- a CDS encoding HNH endonuclease signature motif containing protein, producing MFETAPTDAVLAHVRGFDFSGEPAHECGAARVDAVRELDRIIRAAQAEQATQIAALIDERFAMMAGSGDPVLSVIGEISMARTIGPTAAGNQIELAMGMARMPQVFTLFRDGIISEATARAVAIETRSLHVDDGIVADAEIAAKIAGMTTVQARQCAARIVIGLDAEAAHERARRNRADARVTMTPESDGVATLHVRGPAEEILAAYKTLDDWATGLRSTGDPRTRGRIMGQTLVERVTGLAYADEADVEIQLVLDAETLLAGGDTPVDLVGFGPISPDVADEIIARARTASVRRLLIDPVDGSLLVRESRRRRFDRTTSAHIRTRDRRCRQPGCDLSIRDDDHIVDYQHGGQTTADNGQGLCKRSHTLKHQPGWQVTGDGKITTWRTPTGHEYRSTPPPVLPGRDLGHLRQ from the coding sequence ATGTTCGAGACCGCTCCCACCGACGCCGTCCTGGCACACGTGCGTGGTTTCGACTTCTCCGGCGAGCCGGCCCACGAGTGCGGCGCGGCGCGCGTCGACGCGGTCCGCGAGCTCGACCGCATCATCCGCGCAGCACAGGCCGAGCAGGCCACGCAGATCGCCGCGCTGATCGACGAACGATTCGCCATGATGGCCGGATCAGGCGACCCCGTGCTCTCGGTCATCGGTGAGATCTCGATGGCCCGCACGATCGGGCCCACCGCCGCGGGCAACCAGATCGAGCTCGCCATGGGCATGGCCCGGATGCCACAGGTGTTCACCCTGTTCCGCGACGGCATCATCAGCGAGGCCACCGCCCGCGCCGTGGCCATCGAGACCCGGTCCCTGCACGTCGACGACGGCATCGTCGCCGACGCAGAGATCGCCGCCAAGATCGCCGGGATGACCACCGTCCAGGCCCGCCAGTGCGCAGCCCGGATCGTGATCGGCCTCGACGCCGAAGCCGCGCACGAACGAGCCCGCCGCAACCGCGCCGACGCCCGCGTCACCATGACCCCCGAATCCGACGGCGTCGCGACACTGCACGTGCGAGGCCCGGCCGAGGAGATCCTCGCCGCCTACAAGACCCTCGACGACTGGGCCACCGGCCTACGATCGACCGGCGACCCCCGCACCCGCGGCCGCATCATGGGCCAGACGCTGGTCGAGAGGGTCACCGGACTGGCCTACGCCGACGAAGCCGACGTCGAGATCCAGCTCGTCCTCGACGCCGAGACGCTCCTCGCCGGCGGCGACACCCCCGTCGACCTCGTCGGCTTCGGACCCATCAGCCCCGACGTCGCCGACGAGATCATCGCCCGAGCCCGCACCGCGTCCGTGCGGCGACTCCTCATCGACCCCGTCGACGGCAGCCTGCTCGTCCGGGAGTCACGCCGCCGCCGCTTCGACCGCACCACCAGCGCCCACATCCGCACCCGCGACCGCCGCTGCCGCCAACCAGGATGCGACCTCAGCATCCGCGACGACGACCACATCGTCGACTACCAGCACGGCGGCCAGACCACCGCCGACAACGGCCAAGGCCTCTGCAAGCGCTCCCACACCCTGAAGCACCAGCCCGGCTGGCAGGTCACCGGCGACGGCAAGATCACCACCTGGCGCACCCCCACCGGCCACGAGTACCGCTCCACTCCCCCACCCGTCCTGCCGGGACGAGACCTCGGACACCTGCGGCAATAG
- a CDS encoding DUF4287 domain-containing protein: MSFQAYLDTIEDKTGLTPRQLVEEAHAKGFDDPATKAGVILEWLKDDYGLGRGHGMALVHVIKKGPKIDPKHVGRPGPHGDEKDELWLDGKATKPADWGA; encoded by the coding sequence ATGTCGTTCCAGGCCTACCTCGACACGATCGAGGACAAGACCGGCCTCACTCCCCGCCAGCTCGTCGAGGAGGCTCATGCGAAGGGCTTCGACGATCCCGCTACCAAGGCCGGGGTCATCCTCGAGTGGCTCAAGGACGACTACGGCCTGGGCCGCGGCCATGGCATGGCCCTCGTGCACGTCATCAAGAAGGGCCCGAAGATCGACCCGAAGCATGTGGGCAGGCCGGGGCCGCACGGTGACGAGAAGGACGAGCTGTGGCTCGACGGCAAGGCCACGAAACCGGCTGACTGGGGTGCCTGA
- a CDS encoding ribose-phosphate diphosphokinase, translating into MSQIVVFSGSAHRPLAEKICSELGQPLSASDTMRFSNDCLQVQLLANCRKKDVFIIQPLVPPTQDHLMELLLMIDAARGASADSVTAVIPHYAYARSDKKDASRISIGGRLVADMLTTAGADRVVTMTLHAPQVHGFFSVPVDHLTAIGEIADHYRSRDLSNTVVVSPDLGNAKTASLFARLLGVPVAAGSKQRQADDKVVIDAIVGDVAGKKAIVLDDEIATGGSIIELMNKLQEEGCAEASVACTHGLFTGNAVERLRTHPAITEVVTTDTVPPPADWPELQVRSVAGLFAEAIARIHAGESVSSLFDGVDPAHAPPQPKLPL; encoded by the coding sequence GTGAGCCAGATCGTGGTCTTCTCCGGAAGCGCGCACCGCCCCCTCGCCGAGAAGATCTGCTCCGAGCTCGGGCAGCCCCTCTCCGCGTCCGACACCATGCGGTTCAGCAACGACTGCCTGCAGGTGCAGCTGCTGGCCAACTGCCGCAAGAAGGACGTCTTCATCATCCAGCCGCTGGTCCCGCCGACGCAGGACCACCTGATGGAGCTGCTGCTGATGATCGACGCGGCGCGCGGTGCCAGTGCCGACTCGGTCACCGCGGTCATCCCGCACTACGCGTATGCCCGGTCCGACAAGAAGGACGCCTCGCGCATCTCGATCGGCGGACGTCTCGTGGCCGACATGCTGACGACCGCGGGGGCCGACCGCGTCGTCACGATGACGCTGCACGCCCCGCAGGTGCACGGCTTCTTCAGCGTCCCGGTCGATCACCTGACCGCGATCGGCGAGATCGCCGACCACTACCGCAGCCGCGACCTGTCGAACACCGTCGTGGTGTCGCCAGACCTCGGCAACGCCAAGACCGCCTCGCTGTTCGCCCGACTGCTCGGCGTTCCCGTCGCAGCCGGCAGCAAGCAGCGCCAGGCCGACGACAAGGTCGTCATCGACGCGATCGTCGGCGACGTCGCCGGCAAGAAGGCCATCGTGCTCGACGACGAGATCGCGACTGGCGGATCGATCATCGAGCTCATGAACAAGCTGCAGGAGGAGGGGTGCGCCGAGGCCTCGGTCGCGTGCACCCACGGCCTGTTCACGGGCAACGCCGTCGAGCGCCTGCGCACCCACCCCGCCATCACCGAGGTCGTCACGACCGACACCGTCCCGCCGCCAGCCGACTGGCCCGAGCTGCAGGTCCGCTCGGTGGCCGGACTGTTCGCCGAGGCGATCGCCCGCATCCACGCGGGGGAGTCGGTGTCGTCGCTGTTCGACGGCGTCGACCCCGCGCACGCGCCCCCGCAGCCCAAGCTCCCGCTCTGA
- the murI gene encoding glutamate racemase, with product MDAPIGIFDSGFGGLTVARAVLDQLPHEPVLYLGDTARQPYGPKPISEVREYALECLDHLVAQGVKALVIACNSASAAVLRDARERYDVPVVEVIVPATRRAVSATRNGVVGVICTQATATSRAYDDAFAANPGITLHTRACPAFVDLVEQGVTSGPELLAAAEEYLRPLIDLQVDTLVLGCTHYPLLTGVLSYVMGDGVTLVSSAEETAKDVYGLLVRDGLERDRSLPAPRHRFLTTGRPDEFAQLGRRFLGPEIVSAEQFSWVGAL from the coding sequence GTGGACGCACCCATCGGCATCTTCGACTCAGGCTTCGGCGGCCTCACGGTGGCGCGTGCCGTCCTCGACCAGCTGCCGCACGAGCCGGTGCTCTACCTCGGCGACACCGCCCGGCAGCCGTATGGTCCCAAGCCGATCTCCGAGGTGCGCGAGTACGCCCTCGAGTGCCTCGACCACCTCGTGGCCCAGGGCGTCAAGGCCCTGGTCATCGCGTGCAACTCCGCGAGCGCCGCGGTGCTGCGCGACGCCCGCGAGCGGTACGACGTCCCGGTCGTCGAGGTCATCGTGCCGGCCACCCGTCGAGCCGTCAGCGCGACCCGCAACGGCGTCGTCGGCGTCATCTGCACCCAGGCGACGGCGACGTCCCGCGCGTACGACGACGCCTTCGCCGCGAACCCCGGCATCACGCTCCACACCCGGGCCTGTCCCGCCTTCGTCGACCTCGTCGAGCAGGGCGTCACGAGCGGCCCCGAGCTGCTGGCGGCCGCCGAGGAGTACCTCCGACCGCTGATCGACCTGCAGGTCGACACGCTGGTGCTCGGGTGCACGCACTACCCGCTGCTGACCGGCGTACTCTCCTACGTCATGGGTGACGGCGTCACGCTCGTGTCGAGCGCGGAGGAGACCGCGAAGGACGTCTACGGGCTCCTCGTGCGCGACGGCCTCGAGCGCGACCGCTCGCTGCCGGCACCGCGTCATCGCTTCCTGACGACGGGACGTCCCGACGAGTTCGCCCAGCTCGGACGCCGCTTCCTGGGGCCCGAGATCGTCTCGGCGGAGCAGTTCTCGTGGGTGGGGGCACTGTGA